A genomic segment from Nocardiopsis sp. Huas11 encodes:
- a CDS encoding EamA family transporter: MSGHRVAFDSLLTALAPAVWGSTYLVTTEFLPPDRPLLAAAVRALPAGLVLLAITRVLPSGVWWWRSLVLGTLNIGVFLYLLFVAAYLLPGGIAALVMSVQPVVVLLLGAALLGTRIRLVHVLACLLGAAGVGLLVVGPEAALNPLGIAAGLAAAASMATGMVLTKRWGRPKGVGVLAMTGWQLTAGGLLLAPAALLVEGLPAHVTGTNLAGFAYLGIVGALISYALWFRGLERLPALAVSFLSFASPLAATVLGFAVLGEVLTPIQLLGALSAVAAVVLVQVTAIPPAPTAPAAPEREPERADAGLTPVTVSGEARHAAGGR, translated from the coding sequence ATGAGCGGACACCGCGTCGCCTTCGACTCCCTGCTCACGGCGCTCGCCCCGGCCGTGTGGGGCAGCACCTACCTCGTCACCACCGAGTTCCTGCCGCCCGACCGGCCCCTGCTGGCCGCCGCCGTGCGCGCCCTGCCCGCCGGACTCGTCCTGCTGGCCATCACCCGGGTCCTGCCCAGTGGGGTGTGGTGGTGGCGCTCCCTGGTCCTGGGCACGCTCAACATCGGCGTGTTCCTCTACCTGCTCTTCGTCGCGGCCTACCTGTTGCCCGGCGGCATCGCGGCCCTGGTCATGAGCGTGCAGCCCGTCGTGGTCCTGCTCCTGGGCGCGGCCCTGCTGGGCACCCGCATCCGGCTCGTCCACGTCCTGGCCTGCCTGCTCGGCGCCGCCGGGGTCGGGCTTCTGGTCGTGGGTCCGGAGGCGGCCCTGAACCCGCTCGGGATCGCGGCCGGGCTGGCCGCCGCCGCGTCCATGGCGACCGGCATGGTGCTCACCAAGCGCTGGGGCCGGCCGAAGGGCGTGGGCGTGCTGGCCATGACCGGCTGGCAGCTCACCGCGGGCGGGCTGCTGCTCGCTCCGGCCGCACTCCTCGTGGAGGGCCTGCCGGCGCACGTCACGGGGACCAACCTCGCCGGATTCGCCTACCTGGGCATCGTGGGGGCGCTGATCTCCTACGCCCTGTGGTTCCGCGGCCTGGAGCGCCTGCCCGCGCTGGCCGTGTCGTTCCTGTCCTTCGCCAGCCCGCTGGCGGCCACGGTCCTCGGATTCGCCGTCCTCGGGGAGGTCCTCACCCCGATCCAGCTCCTCGGCGCGTTGAGCGCGGTCGCGGCGGTCGTCCTCGTCCAGGTCACCGCGATCCCGCCGGCGCCGACCGCCCCCGCCGCTCCGGAGCGGGAGCCGGAACGGGCGGACGCCGGCCTGACGCCCGTCACCGTGTCCGGCGAGGCCCGCCACGCCGCAGGCGGCCGATGA
- a CDS encoding glycoside hydrolase family 2 TIM barrel-domain containing protein — protein sequence MPTHPEHAPSYLESRTPSAGTEPPRAAFASDAPVLDLDGDWRFRLAPTAGGGPGAFEREDHDDSGWDTLPVPSHWQLHGYGAPAYTNIAYPFPIDPPHVPDDNPTGEYRRAFDLPDAWPEGPAVLRFEGVDSCYAVWLNGHELGHATGSRLPSEFEVGSLLRRGRNVLAVRVHQWSAASYLEDQDMWWLSGIFRGVRLLARPADGVRDLEVRASYDHMTGTGVLRVDTDTPGLVTVPELGLVDAPTGADHEVGPVEPWSAEAPRLYDGELVTPGERVPVRVGFRTVEISGGQLRVNGRPLLLRGVNRHEWDPDRGRAVTWETMREDVLLMKRHNVNAVRTSHYPPHPDFLDLCDELGLWVIDECDLETHGFEDVGWRRNPSDDPLWREAYLDRMARTVERDKNHPSIILWSLGNESGSGQNLRAMAEWTRRRDPGRPVHYEGAVGTDYTDLYSRMYATHKEVAAIGRRTGLPEGDPGLIDRPFLMVEYAHAMGTGPGGLEEYQRLVEAYPHLLGGFVWEWIDHGIRRREDDGTEWFAYGGDFGEVVHDANFVADGLLMPDRTPGPGLAALAKTYEPLRLVPDPAAGTVALTNTWQVLDTSGLELRWDVREEGGLVAEGVLAAEPVGPGESAVLPLPDLPDLWSADGRETWLTVSARLAGDRPWADAGHEVAWGQARIDRGSDAGADTGRITAVTPVTEGGTVTVGPAEFDARTGRALSLAGLPLATLELDVWRAPTDNDQARHGESVEVPWRRAGLDRMTHRVLSVERDGSALRVRTRVAAAASELGLLAEYTWTGDAHALALDLSVEAVGDWPCPLPRVGVRLELPPELGEVEWFGRGPGEAYRDVAQAARVGRFTSSVDGLQTPYLRPQENGNRLGTRWLHLRSSEGRGLRVEGVPEFDFTARRWSTAALDRARHPHELRPEDRIHLHLDAAHQGIGSASCGPGVLPEHRLTPGTHRLRLVLRPLG from the coding sequence GTGCCCACTCACCCCGAACACGCCCCCTCCTACCTGGAGAGCCGCACCCCGTCCGCGGGGACCGAGCCGCCCCGGGCCGCCTTCGCCTCCGACGCGCCCGTGCTGGACCTGGACGGCGACTGGCGCTTCCGCCTCGCGCCCACCGCCGGGGGCGGACCCGGCGCCTTCGAGCGCGAGGACCACGACGACAGCGGCTGGGACACCCTCCCCGTCCCCTCCCACTGGCAGCTGCACGGGTACGGCGCCCCCGCCTACACCAACATCGCCTACCCGTTCCCGATCGACCCGCCGCACGTGCCCGACGACAACCCCACGGGCGAGTACCGGCGCGCCTTCGACCTGCCGGACGCGTGGCCCGAGGGCCCGGCCGTCCTGCGCTTCGAGGGCGTGGACTCCTGCTACGCCGTGTGGCTGAACGGGCACGAGCTCGGCCACGCCACGGGCAGCCGGCTGCCCAGCGAGTTCGAGGTCGGATCCCTCCTGCGCCGCGGGCGCAACGTGCTGGCGGTCCGCGTCCACCAGTGGTCGGCCGCCAGCTACCTGGAGGACCAGGACATGTGGTGGCTGTCGGGGATCTTCCGGGGCGTGCGCCTGCTCGCCCGCCCCGCGGACGGCGTACGCGACCTGGAGGTGCGCGCCTCCTACGACCACATGACCGGTACTGGCGTCCTGCGCGTGGACACCGACACCCCCGGCCTGGTCACCGTGCCCGAACTCGGTCTGGTGGACGCGCCGACGGGGGCCGACCACGAGGTCGGGCCGGTCGAGCCCTGGTCGGCCGAGGCGCCCCGGCTCTACGACGGCGAGCTGGTCACCCCGGGCGAGCGGGTCCCCGTGCGCGTGGGCTTTCGGACCGTGGAGATCTCCGGCGGACAGCTGCGGGTGAACGGCCGCCCGCTACTGCTGCGCGGCGTGAACCGGCACGAGTGGGACCCCGACCGGGGCCGGGCGGTGACCTGGGAGACCATGCGCGAGGACGTGCTGCTCATGAAGCGGCACAACGTCAACGCCGTGCGCACCAGCCACTACCCGCCCCATCCCGACTTCCTCGACCTGTGCGACGAACTCGGCCTGTGGGTCATCGACGAGTGCGACCTGGAGACCCACGGGTTCGAGGACGTCGGCTGGCGGCGCAACCCCTCCGACGACCCCCTCTGGCGCGAGGCCTACCTGGACCGGATGGCCCGCACGGTCGAACGGGACAAGAACCACCCCAGCATCATCCTGTGGTCGCTGGGCAACGAGTCCGGCAGCGGGCAGAACCTGCGCGCCATGGCGGAGTGGACCCGCCGCCGCGACCCCGGGCGCCCGGTGCACTACGAGGGCGCGGTGGGGACGGACTACACCGACCTCTACTCGCGGATGTACGCCACGCACAAGGAGGTGGCGGCCATCGGGCGCCGGACCGGCCTGCCCGAGGGCGACCCCGGCCTGATCGACCGTCCGTTCCTCATGGTCGAGTACGCCCACGCGATGGGCACCGGGCCGGGCGGGCTGGAGGAGTACCAGCGGCTCGTGGAGGCCTACCCGCACCTGCTGGGCGGGTTCGTCTGGGAGTGGATCGACCACGGCATCCGGCGGCGCGAGGACGACGGCACCGAGTGGTTCGCCTACGGCGGCGACTTCGGCGAGGTGGTGCACGACGCCAACTTCGTGGCCGACGGACTGCTCATGCCCGACCGCACCCCGGGGCCCGGGCTGGCGGCCCTGGCCAAGACCTACGAGCCGCTGCGGCTGGTGCCCGATCCGGCGGCCGGGACGGTGGCGCTCACCAACACCTGGCAGGTGCTCGACACCTCCGGGCTGGAACTGCGCTGGGACGTGCGGGAGGAGGGCGGGCTCGTCGCCGAGGGCGTCCTGGCGGCCGAGCCGGTCGGGCCGGGTGAGAGCGCCGTGCTGCCCCTGCCGGACCTGCCGGACCTGTGGTCCGCCGACGGCCGGGAGACCTGGTTGACGGTGTCGGCGCGCCTGGCCGGGGACCGCCCCTGGGCGGACGCCGGGCACGAGGTGGCCTGGGGACAGGCCCGGATCGACCGGGGGAGCGACGCCGGGGCGGACACCGGCCGGATCACGGCCGTCACGCCCGTCACCGAGGGCGGCACGGTCACCGTGGGGCCCGCGGAGTTCGACGCCCGCACCGGGCGGGCGCTCTCGCTGGCGGGGCTGCCCCTCGCGACCCTGGAACTGGATGTGTGGCGCGCGCCGACCGACAACGACCAGGCCAGGCACGGCGAGTCCGTGGAGGTGCCCTGGCGGCGGGCCGGACTGGACCGGATGACGCACCGCGTGCTGTCGGTGGAGCGGGACGGCTCGGCCCTGCGCGTGCGGACCCGGGTGGCGGCGGCCGCGAGCGAGCTCGGGCTCCTGGCCGAGTACACGTGGACGGGCGACGCGCACGCCCTGGCCCTGGACCTGTCGGTCGAGGCGGTGGGGGACTGGCCGTGCCCCCTGCCCAGGGTCGGTGTGCGGTTGGAACTGCCGCCGGAGCTGGGGGAGGTCGAGTGGTTCGGCCGCGGGCCGGGGGAGGCCTACCGCGACGTCGCGCAGGCCGCGCGCGTGGGGCGCTTCACGAGCTCGGTGGACGGGCTCCAGACCCCGTACCTGCGGCCCCAGGAGAACGGCAACCGGCTCGGGACCCGCTGGCTGCACCTGCGCTCGTCCGAGGGGCGCGGACTGCGGGTGGAGGGCGTCCCGGAGTTCGACTTCACCGCGCGCCGGTGGAGCACGGCGGCCCTGGACCGCGCCCGGCACCCGCACGAACTCCGCCCGGAGGACCGGATCCACCTGCACCTGGATGCGGCGCACCAGGGCATCGGCTCCGCGTCCTGCGGCCCGGGCGTCCTGCCCGAGCACCGGCTGACCCCGGGCACGCACCGGTTGCGCCTGGTGCTGCGGCCCCTGGGCTGA
- a CDS encoding MarR family winged helix-turn-helix transcriptional regulator, which yields MNDAVDVFLDQWGRERPDLDVSPMGLIGRVQRLNRLLVRGLEEYFVTQGLELWEFDVLGTLRRSGAPYALTPKELVRMTMVGSAAMTNRVDRLVKRGLVSREVDPENRRRTVVSLTPEGLELVDVAVKGHVANEERLLEGLDGGERARMVELLRTLLLSLDDTLEE from the coding sequence ATGAACGACGCCGTCGATGTGTTCCTTGACCAGTGGGGCCGCGAGCGCCCCGACCTCGACGTCTCGCCGATGGGGCTCATCGGACGTGTCCAGCGGCTGAACCGGCTGCTCGTGCGCGGCCTTGAGGAGTACTTCGTCACACAGGGCCTGGAGTTGTGGGAGTTCGACGTCCTCGGCACCCTGCGCCGGTCCGGGGCTCCCTACGCCCTGACCCCCAAGGAGCTGGTCCGCATGACCATGGTGGGCTCGGCGGCCATGACCAACCGGGTGGACCGCCTGGTCAAGCGGGGCCTGGTCTCCCGCGAGGTCGACCCGGAGAACCGGCGCCGGACCGTGGTCAGCCTCACTCCGGAAGGGCTGGAGCTGGTCGACGTGGCCGTCAAGGGGCACGTCGCCAACGAGGAGCGGCTGCTGGAGGGGCTGGACGGGGGCGAGCGCGCGCGGATGGTCGAGCTGCTGCGCACGCTCCTGCTCTCCCTCGACGACACCCTGGAGGAGTGA
- a CDS encoding CsbD family protein, whose product MSEKDEFKNKAEEYKGRTKEGLGKATGNEQWQAEGKKEKSTSKLKQAGEKLKDAVTPDKKPGEH is encoded by the coding sequence ATGTCCGAGAAGGACGAGTTCAAGAACAAGGCCGAGGAGTACAAGGGCAGGACCAAGGAGGGCCTCGGCAAGGCCACCGGCAACGAACAGTGGCAGGCGGAGGGCAAGAAGGAGAAGTCCACGTCCAAGCTCAAGCAGGCCGGTGAGAAGCTCAAGGACGCCGTGACCCCGGACAAGAAGCCGGGTGAACACTGA
- a CDS encoding nitroreductase family protein, producing the protein MSAPPPLIPLAETIRARRSIRRFRPEPLPDALLDELLDLAVEAPSSWNFQSRSVVAVTSPEGREALARAAGGQEQPRRAPVTLVFVAECEAWRHDLSDVYETALERGAWSPEFAEMTATAGIDFQRDLDARGLAREYAVKDAMLAASFAMLAAADAGLATSPMNGWDEAEVKKAIGADHRDDLAIALLLSIGYPAETRAHPGRRPRSHHVYAETHGTARTEGGRR; encoded by the coding sequence ATGAGCGCTCCCCCTCCCCTGATCCCCCTCGCCGAGACCATCCGCGCCCGCCGCAGCATCCGGCGGTTCCGCCCCGAGCCGCTGCCCGACGCCCTCCTGGACGAACTCCTGGACCTGGCGGTCGAGGCCCCCTCCAGCTGGAACTTCCAGTCCCGATCCGTCGTCGCGGTCACCTCGCCCGAAGGCCGCGAGGCCCTCGCCCGCGCCGCGGGCGGCCAGGAGCAGCCCCGACGGGCGCCCGTCACCCTGGTGTTCGTCGCCGAGTGCGAGGCCTGGCGCCACGACCTGTCCGACGTCTACGAGACCGCGCTCGAACGCGGCGCCTGGTCCCCGGAGTTCGCCGAGATGACGGCCACCGCCGGCATCGACTTCCAGCGCGACCTCGACGCACGCGGACTCGCCCGCGAGTACGCGGTCAAGGACGCCATGCTCGCCGCGAGCTTCGCCATGCTCGCCGCCGCCGACGCCGGGCTCGCCACGTCCCCGATGAACGGCTGGGACGAGGCCGAGGTCAAGAAGGCGATCGGCGCGGACCACCGCGACGACCTCGCCATCGCGCTGCTGCTGTCGATCGGCTACCCGGCCGAGACCCGCGCCCACCCGGGGCGCCGCCCCCGGTCCCACCACGTGTACGCCGAGACCCACGGCACCGCCCGCACCGAAGGAGGACGGCGATGA
- a CDS encoding zinc-binding dehydrogenase encodes MRAVVVEKFGGPEVLVAREVPDPVAGPGQVLVDVAAANVMFLDTLVRQGWGTDFFDVAPPYVPGSGIVGRVAAVGAGVAASWVGATVLSDTGTSDPETGLTQAPVDGYAAKAAVGADGLIRVPEGMDPQTALAVLHDGPTALLLAEAARIERGTWVLVAAATGGAGSLVVQLARAAGARVLGAARGAAKLALARELGAEETVDYSEPDWVAKAVALTGGGAAVVLDGAGGALGTAAFGAVADGGRFVSYGTSGGEFTEVPEGEAERRGVSVTGLLDLPPQPSAEKRAATVRALDLVAEGTIRPHVGATFPLERAAEAHAGLEERTTLGRSLLVV; translated from the coding sequence ATGCGCGCAGTCGTGGTGGAGAAGTTCGGCGGACCCGAGGTGCTGGTGGCCCGGGAGGTGCCCGACCCGGTCGCGGGCCCCGGCCAGGTCCTGGTGGACGTGGCGGCGGCCAACGTGATGTTCCTGGACACCCTGGTCCGCCAGGGCTGGGGCACGGACTTCTTCGACGTCGCTCCGCCCTACGTGCCGGGCAGCGGGATCGTGGGGCGGGTCGCCGCCGTGGGCGCGGGCGTGGCGGCCTCCTGGGTCGGCGCGACGGTGCTCTCCGACACCGGGACGTCCGACCCCGAGACCGGGCTCACCCAGGCCCCGGTCGACGGCTACGCGGCGAAGGCGGCCGTGGGCGCCGACGGACTGATCCGGGTGCCGGAGGGCATGGATCCCCAGACCGCGCTGGCCGTGCTGCACGACGGGCCCACCGCCCTGCTGTTGGCGGAGGCCGCGCGGATCGAGCGCGGGACGTGGGTGCTCGTGGCGGCGGCCACCGGCGGCGCCGGGAGCCTGGTCGTGCAGCTGGCCCGGGCGGCCGGGGCCCGCGTGCTCGGCGCCGCCCGGGGCGCGGCCAAGCTGGCGCTCGCCCGTGAGCTGGGCGCGGAGGAGACCGTGGACTACTCCGAGCCCGACTGGGTCGCGAAGGCGGTCGCGCTGACCGGCGGCGGAGCCGCGGTGGTCCTGGACGGCGCGGGCGGGGCGCTGGGCACGGCCGCGTTCGGCGCGGTGGCCGACGGCGGCCGCTTCGTCAGCTACGGGACGTCCGGCGGCGAGTTCACCGAGGTGCCCGAGGGCGAGGCGGAACGGCGGGGCGTCTCCGTGACCGGTCTGCTCGACCTGCCGCCGCAGCCCTCCGCGGAGAAGCGCGCGGCGACCGTGCGTGCCCTGGACCTGGTCGCCGAGGGCACGATCCGACCGCACGTGGGCGCGACCTTCCCCCTGGAGCGGGCGGCCGAGGCGCACGCCGGGCTGGAGGAGCGCACCACCCTGGGCAGGTCGCTGCTGGTGGTGTGA
- a CDS encoding DeoR/GlpR family DNA-binding transcription regulator, with product MLAAQRQALILDQVRRTGGVRVTELVESLEVSDMTVRRDLDALAGRGAVRKVHGGAVAAEGARTEEPGFEAKSTRQENEKHAIARAVADLVEPHSAVGLSAGTTTATVARYLTDVPGLTVVTNSLRVAEVFYQSARPDQTVALTGGFHTPSDALVGPVALTAVRGLNLDVLVLGVHGMQLRAGFTTPNLMEAETDQALVEASATLVVAADHTKWGTVGMSTIAPLSRCDVLVTDAGIDEDARTTLSEHVGRLVVADVHREET from the coding sequence ATGCTGGCCGCGCAACGCCAGGCGCTGATCCTCGACCAGGTCAGGCGGACCGGCGGGGTGCGCGTCACCGAGCTCGTCGAGAGCCTCGAGGTGTCGGACATGACCGTCCGGCGCGACCTGGACGCGCTGGCCGGGCGCGGCGCCGTCCGCAAAGTGCACGGCGGCGCGGTGGCCGCGGAGGGCGCGCGCACCGAGGAGCCCGGGTTCGAGGCCAAGTCGACCCGCCAGGAGAACGAGAAGCACGCGATCGCCAGGGCCGTGGCCGACCTGGTCGAACCGCACAGCGCCGTGGGCCTGTCCGCGGGGACCACCACCGCCACCGTCGCCCGCTACCTGACCGACGTGCCGGGCCTGACGGTCGTCACCAACTCCCTGCGCGTGGCCGAGGTGTTCTACCAGTCCGCCCGCCCGGACCAGACCGTCGCCCTCACCGGCGGTTTCCACACGCCCTCGGACGCCCTGGTCGGCCCCGTCGCGCTCACCGCCGTGCGCGGCCTCAACCTCGACGTGCTCGTCCTGGGCGTGCACGGCATGCAGCTCCGGGCCGGTTTCACCACCCCCAACCTCATGGAGGCCGAGACCGACCAGGCCCTCGTCGAGGCCTCCGCCACCCTCGTGGTCGCCGCCGACCACACCAAGTGGGGCACCGTCGGCATGAGCACGATCGCGCCACTGAGCCGCTGCGACGTGCTCGTCACCGACGCCGGGATCGACGAGGACGCCCGGACCACCCTGTCCGAACACGTCGGGCGACTCGTCGTCGCCGACGTCCACCGGGAAGAGACATGA
- the galK gene encoding galactokinase, whose product MTAGPSPSACADAFRDAYGHEPEGVWIAPGRINLIGEHTDYNDGFVLPVALPHALAAAAARRTDGVVRLRSRQSGEEFATRTSDLVPGSVPGWAAYPAGALWALAESGVRIDGLDLMVDSTIPSGTGLSSSAALTCATVLAAAHTHGASPDPARVAVLAQQAENGFVGMPCGIMDQSASMLATAGHALFMDTRSLETEQVPFDLAGRGLALLVVDTRAPHRHVDGAYAERRRSCEEAARVLGVPALRDVTAEGLPAALEALPDAVSRRRVRHVVTENERVLETVALLRSGDVHRVGPLFTASHASMRDDYEITVPEVDTAVDALLAAGALGARMTGGGFGGCVIALVEAQERESCLEAVRAAYRERGFAEPAGFTALPAQGARRVV is encoded by the coding sequence GTGACGGCCGGGCCGTCGCCGAGCGCCTGCGCGGACGCCTTCCGCGACGCCTACGGCCACGAGCCGGAGGGCGTGTGGATCGCGCCCGGGCGGATCAACCTCATCGGCGAGCACACCGACTACAACGACGGGTTCGTGCTGCCGGTCGCGCTGCCGCACGCGCTGGCCGCGGCCGCCGCCCGGCGCACGGACGGGGTCGTGCGGCTGCGCTCGCGCCAGTCGGGCGAGGAGTTCGCCACGCGCACGAGCGACCTCGTGCCGGGGTCGGTCCCGGGCTGGGCCGCCTACCCGGCGGGCGCGCTGTGGGCGCTGGCCGAGTCGGGCGTGCGCATCGACGGCCTGGACCTGATGGTGGACAGCACGATCCCGAGCGGGACGGGGCTGTCGTCATCGGCCGCGCTGACCTGTGCCACCGTCCTGGCCGCCGCGCACACGCACGGCGCGAGCCCCGATCCCGCCCGGGTGGCCGTGCTGGCCCAGCAGGCGGAGAACGGGTTCGTGGGCATGCCGTGCGGGATCATGGACCAGTCGGCCTCCATGCTGGCCACGGCGGGGCACGCCCTGTTCATGGACACGCGGTCGTTGGAGACCGAACAGGTGCCCTTCGACCTGGCCGGGCGAGGGCTCGCCCTGCTCGTGGTGGACACCCGGGCACCGCACCGGCACGTCGACGGCGCCTACGCCGAACGCCGTCGCTCGTGTGAGGAGGCCGCGCGCGTGCTGGGCGTACCGGCCCTGCGCGACGTCACGGCCGAGGGGCTGCCGGCGGCTCTGGAGGCCCTGCCCGACGCGGTGTCCCGGCGCCGGGTGCGCCACGTGGTCACGGAGAACGAGCGGGTGCTGGAGACGGTCGCGCTGCTGCGTTCCGGTGACGTCCACCGGGTCGGTCCGCTGTTCACCGCCTCGCACGCCTCGATGCGCGACGACTACGAGATCACCGTCCCGGAGGTCGACACCGCCGTGGACGCGCTGTTGGCGGCGGGCGCCCTGGGCGCGCGGATGACCGGCGGCGGGTTCGGCGGCTGTGTGATCGCGCTGGTGGAGGCCCAGGAGAGGGAGTCGTGCCTGGAGGCGGTGCGCGCCGCCTACCGGGAGCGGGGCTTCGCCGAGCCCGCGGGGTTCACCGCGCTGCCCGCACAGGGTGCGCGCCGGGTGGTATGA
- the thiD gene encoding bifunctional hydroxymethylpyrimidine kinase/phosphomethylpyrimidine kinase has translation MTNRAYVIAGSEATGGAGIQADLKAFQELGVYGVGTITCIVSFDPKNGWGHRFVPVEPGVIADQIEAATACHDPDVVKIGMLGTPDTIDVVADALEARTWRHVVLDPVLICKGQEPGAALDTDKALTARVLPLATVITPNHFEARTLAGMERIDTVDDLVEAARRIHELGPRHVVAKGGTELPGPDAVDVHFDGTDVTVLRAPKIGEERVSGAGCTFAAAITAELAKGAEVGPAVATAKAMVREGIARRLTTHAPFASVVPIAPGA, from the coding sequence ATGACCAACCGCGCGTACGTGATCGCAGGGTCGGAGGCCACCGGCGGGGCCGGCATCCAGGCCGACCTCAAGGCCTTCCAGGAGCTCGGCGTGTACGGGGTCGGGACGATCACCTGCATCGTCTCCTTCGACCCGAAGAACGGCTGGGGCCACCGGTTCGTCCCGGTGGAGCCCGGCGTCATCGCCGACCAGATCGAGGCCGCCACGGCCTGCCACGACCCGGACGTGGTCAAGATCGGCATGCTGGGCACGCCGGACACCATCGACGTGGTCGCCGACGCCCTGGAGGCCCGGACGTGGCGGCACGTGGTCCTGGACCCCGTGCTCATCTGCAAGGGGCAGGAGCCGGGCGCGGCCCTGGACACCGACAAGGCGCTGACCGCCCGCGTCCTGCCGCTGGCCACCGTCATCACGCCGAACCACTTCGAGGCGCGCACGCTGGCGGGCATGGAGCGGATCGACACCGTCGACGACCTGGTGGAGGCCGCCCGCCGCATCCACGAGCTCGGCCCGCGGCACGTGGTCGCCAAGGGCGGCACGGAACTGCCGGGCCCCGACGCGGTGGACGTGCACTTCGACGGCACCGACGTCACGGTCCTGCGCGCCCCGAAGATCGGCGAGGAGAGGGTGAGCGGCGCGGGATGCACGTTCGCCGCCGCGATCACCGCCGAACTGGCCAAGGGCGCCGAGGTGGGACCGGCCGTCGCCACCGCCAAGGCGATGGTCCGCGAGGGCATCGCGCGGCGTCTCACCACGCACGCGCCGTTCGCGTCGGTGGTCCCGATCGCCCCCGGAGCCTGA
- the galT gene encoding galactose-1-phosphate uridylyltransferase, with amino-acid sequence MRRTAELLADGREIIYFDEGDAVRRPTPDPRTLPPVASGSEMRFDPLLREWVVIASHRQGRTHLPPTNDCPLCPSSDERRTEIPASSYDVVAFENRFPSLVPDDGRALEPVGELAPSRRVGEGRCEVLVFGSDHDASFVDLSPQRVRTIMAAWVDRTRALSALPGVEQVFCFENRGPEIGVTLHHPHGQIYAFPFVTPRTERTLDSAEEHRRRTGGDLFADVLHAEQEAKVRVVAQSEHWTAFVPAAARWPVEVHVYPHRRVPDLPALTEAERDDFADLYLDVLRRLDALYDAPLPYISAWHQAPVRARRDSGALRLEVFSVRRAPGKLKYLAGTESGMGVFINDVTPEAAAQRLREVGP; translated from the coding sequence ATGAGACGGACCGCCGAACTCCTCGCTGACGGTCGCGAGATCATCTACTTCGACGAGGGCGACGCCGTCCGGCGCCCGACCCCCGACCCGCGCACCCTCCCCCCGGTCGCCTCGGGGTCGGAGATGCGCTTCGACCCGCTGCTGCGCGAGTGGGTGGTCATCGCCTCGCACCGCCAGGGCCGCACCCACCTGCCGCCCACGAACGACTGCCCCCTGTGCCCCTCCTCCGACGAACGCCGGACCGAGATCCCCGCGTCCTCCTACGACGTGGTGGCCTTCGAGAACCGCTTCCCGTCGCTGGTGCCGGACGACGGCCGCGCGCTGGAACCGGTCGGTGAGCTGGCCCCGTCCCGACGCGTGGGCGAGGGCCGCTGCGAGGTCCTGGTCTTCGGCTCCGACCACGACGCGTCCTTCGTCGACCTGTCGCCGCAGCGGGTGCGCACGATCATGGCCGCGTGGGTGGACCGCACGCGCGCCCTGTCCGCGCTGCCGGGGGTGGAGCAGGTGTTCTGCTTCGAGAACCGCGGGCCGGAGATCGGCGTGACCCTGCACCACCCGCACGGGCAGATCTACGCCTTCCCGTTCGTCACGCCCCGGACGGAGCGCACGCTCGACTCCGCCGAGGAGCACCGTCGCCGCACCGGAGGCGACCTGTTCGCCGACGTCCTGCACGCCGAGCAGGAGGCCAAGGTCCGCGTGGTCGCCCAGAGCGAGCACTGGACGGCGTTCGTGCCGGCGGCCGCGCGCTGGCCGGTGGAGGTCCACGTCTACCCGCACCGGCGGGTGCCGGACCTGCCCGCTCTGACCGAGGCCGAGCGCGACGACTTCGCCGACCTGTACCTGGACGTGCTGCGCCGCCTGGACGCCCTGTACGACGCGCCCCTGCCCTACATCTCCGCCTGGCACCAGGCCCCGGTCCGCGCCCGCCGCGACTCGGGCGCCCTGCGCCTGGAGGTGTTCTCCGTGCGGCGCGCGCCCGGAAAGCTCAAGTACCTGGCGGGGACGGAGTCGGGCATGGGCGTGTTCATCAACGACGTCACCCCGGAGGCCGCCGCACAGCGGCTCAGAGAGGTGGGACCGTGA